The Solanum lycopersicum chromosome 9, SLM_r2.1 genome window below encodes:
- the LOC101250435 gene encoding RNA polymerase II C-terminal domain phosphatase-like 2: MSRLGFKSLVFQGETCLGELDTIPVKDQNFQFPNNEIRIDHISTNSERVHPIAVLRTISSPVRCKLEPNSNSAPTGSEKSPLITLHSSCYYDLKTAVVFLGEEEIHLVAMASKQKKFPCFWCYSVPVGLYSACLQMLNMRCLSIVFDLDETLIVANTMKSFDDRIEALRGWLAREMDPIRSSGMSAELRRYMEDRALLKQYLESDSVVDCGIVYRAQKEEVLPLSEGQEGVVRPVIRLGDKNVVLTRINPENRDTSVLVRLRPAWEELRTYLTAKGRKRFEVYVCTMAERDYALEIWRLLDPGSHLINANQLMDRVVCVRSGAKKSLLTVFRNGICHPKLAMVIDDRLKVWDDKDQPRVHVVPAFAPYYAPLAEMANAVPVLCVARNVACDVRARFFKEFDEGLLRKICEIFYEDEAVNLPSAPDVSNYLMSEDAGFASCGIPAPIPEGMYGPEVTQRLNQQEGKVNMNSAPVFMSNNPDMKPGSSQLMVGIAANAPAQSVRPIQPSEKPSLLGAPFRRDNSFSEADGDGKRRHPILNPSQDMRYRGSAEPPLLPRVPQKPPILPIPPHGGWLVEDDLNKGHMGGRSPGIFQESDASRYAKQRGHQNFLSQGATNMMLPSYASAGKNGEVNFRHEMHRLIHQTEGRFSQHQSLFNNREPQLEAGRMNILPSLATGVLQEIGRLCNSKVEFRPVVSTSEELQFSVEVFFIGERVGVGMGKTRKDAQQQAAENALRNMAGNYVSYITSHPLAVDKDFDKISVENENGFLWDTVNHVDEPSVDDRLPQVNVSEVGVNGDASHDRSLNSLKT; the protein is encoded by the exons ATGAGTCGTTTAGGGTTCAAATCCCTGGTGTTTCAAGGAGAAACGTGTTTGGGAGAGCTGGATACCATACCTGTGAAGGATCAGAACTTCCAATTCCCAAACAACGAGATACGGATTGATCATATCTCTACAAATAGTGAGCGAGTTCATCCTATTGCTGTTTTGAGAACGATTTCATCACCTGTTCGTTGTAAGCTTGAACCGAACTCGAATTCAGCGCCAACTGGTTCCGAGAAGTCTCCGTTGATAACTCTTCATTCCTCGTGCTACTATGACCTCAAG ACGGCAGTAGTCTTTCTGGGGGAAGAAGAAATACATTTGGTAGCAATGGCGAGTAAGCAGAAAAAGTTCCCCTGTTTTTGGTGCTATTCAGTGCCCGTTGGTCTGTATAGTGCTTGTTTGCAGATGTTGAATATGAGGTGTCTATCAATTGTTTTTGATCTGGATGAGACTTTAATTGTTGCAAATACAATGAAGTCATTTGATGATAGAATTGAGGCTTTGCGGGGTTGGTTAGCACGAGAGATGGATCCAATTCGGTCGTCTGGAATGTCCGCAGAGCTGAGGAGGTATATGGAGGACCGTGCACTGCTGAAGCAGTATTTAGAGAGTGATTCTGTTGTTGACTGTGGGATTGTATATAGAGCTCAGAAAGAGGAGGTGCTACCATTATCTGAAGGGCAGGAGGGTGTAGTTCGGCCAGTCATAAGGTTGGGGGATAAGAATGTTGTCCTTACACGGATTAATCCCGAG AATCGGGATACCAGTGTGCTTGTTAGATTACGTCCTGCGTGGGAGGAGTTGAGAACTTATTTGACGGCGAAAGGTCGGAAAAGATTTGAAGTATATGTTTGCACCATGGCAGAGAGAGATTATGCCTTGGAGATTTGGAGGCTACTCGACCCAGGGTCACACCTCATTAATGCCAATCAATTGATGGATCGTGTTGTATGTGTTAGATCAG GGGCCAAGAAGTCTTTACTTACTGTCTTCCGAAATGGCATTTGTCATCCAAAATTGGCAATGGTTATTGATGACCGACTCAAAGTGTGGGATGATAAAGATCAACCTCGTGTTCATGTTGTCCCTGCTTTCGCTCCGTATTATGCTCCACTAGCAGAG ATGGCCAATGCAGTACCGGTCCTGTGTGTGGCAAGAAATGTTGCTTGTGATGTTAGAGCTCGTTTCTTTAA AGAGTTTGATGAAGGCCTACTCCGAAAGATCTGTGAGATTTTCTATGAAGATGAGGCTGTAAATTTACCTTCTGCGCCTGATGTTAGCAACTACTTAATGTCCGAG GATGCTGGTTTTGCGTCATGTGGGATTCCTGCTCCTATTCCTGAGGGAATGTACGGGCCTGAAGTTACACAAAGGTTGAATCAACAG GAGGGaaaagttaatatgaactctgcTCCTGTTTTCATGAGTAACAATCCTGATATGAAGCCAGGAAGCTCCCAGCTTATGGTTGGAATTGCTGCAAATGCACCTGCTCAATCAGTGAGACCAATTCAACCTTCAGAAA AACCAAGTTTGCTGGGAGCTCCATTTAGACGAGATAACAGCTTTTCTGAAGCTGATGGTGATGGGAAGAGAAGGCACCCCATATTGAATCCTAGCCAGGACATGAGGTATCGTGGTTCAGCAGAACCTCCTTTATTACCTAGAGTGCCTCAGAAACCACCCATACTGCCCATACCACCACATGGTGGATGGTTGGTGGAAGATGACCTAAATAAAGGACACATGGGTGGTCGATCACCTGGAATTTTTCAAGAATCTGATGCATCAAGGTATGCTAAACAGAGAGGTCATCAGAATTTTCTGAGTCAAGGTGCAACAAACATGATGTTACCATCATATGCATCTGCAGGGAAGAACGGGGAG GTAAATTTCAGGCATGAAATGCATAGACTTATTCATCAGACAG AGGGTAGATTCTCTCAACATCAGTCGTTATTTAACAACAGAGAACCTCAACTAGAAGCTGGGAGAATGAACATCTTGCCATCTTTAGCTACTGGAGTGCTGCAAGAAATTGGACGGCTATGCAACTCAAAG GTTGAGTTCAGGCCTGTGGTGAGCACCAGTGAGGAATTGCAATTTTCAGTTGAg GTCTTCTTTATCGGTGAGAGAGTTGGTGTTGGGATGGGTAAGACTAGGAAGGATGCTCAGCAACAGGCAGCTGAGAATGCACTTCGGAACATGGCTG GTAATTACGTCTCATACATTACATCTCACCCTCTAGCAGTGGATAAAGACTTTGATAAGATTTCGGTGGAAAATGAAAATGGGTTCTTGTGGGACACTGTCAATCACGTGGATGAACCTTCAGTCGACGATAGATTACCTCAAGTAAATGTTTCAGAGGTGGGAGTTAATGGTGATGCTTCTCATGACCGATCACTTAATTCTTTGAAAACATGA
- the LOC101250146 gene encoding clathrin light chain 2: protein MSSHISGTSAAMTPPLDRSGDFEVATEESGDYVIGLESGTSEAQFIGENGPILPPPERMVAEEGFALREWRRLNAIRLEEKEKREKEIVREIIEEAEEYKAEYYRKWKLRCENNVAANREKEKLFLANQEKFHTEANKAYWRAIGELIPKEVPTIEKKGKKDKEKQPFINVIQGPKPGRPTELSRMRQILVKLKHNPPEHMKPSAKPSLEPRKDAKTGTETSVTASAKPQATTAAP from the exons ATGTCATCACATATCTCCGGCACCAGCGCTGCCATGACTCCGCCGTTGGACCGTAGCGGAGACTTCGAGGTTGCTACTGAAGAATCCGGAGACTACGTTATTGGTTTGGAGTCGGGGACGTCTGAAGCTCAGTTCATCGGAGAAAATGGACCGATTCTCCCTCCACCAGAACGTATGGTAGCGGAGGAAGGTTTTGCCCTGAGAGAGTGGCGACG ATTGAACGCCATACGGCTGGAGGAAAAGGAGAAAAGGGAGAAAGAAATTGTTAGGGAAATAATTGAAGAAGCAGAGGAATACAAAGCAGAGTACTATAGGAAATGGAAACTTAGATGTGAGAACAATGTAGCTGCTAACCGGGAGAAGGAGAAG tTATTCTTGGCCAACCAAGAGAAGTTCCATACTGAAGCTAATAAGGCTTATTGGAGGGCAATCGGAGAGCTTATTCCAAAGGAGGTCCCGACCAtagaaaagaaaggaaagaaggATAAGGAGAAGCAGCCATTCATCAATGTCATTCAAGGACCCAAACCTGGCAGGCCAACTGAACTCTCTAGAATGCGTCAAATACTTGTGAAACTCAAACACAACCCGCCTGAGCATATGAAGCCTTCTGCAAAACCATCTTTGGAACCAAGAAAAGATGCAAAGACAGGAACAGAAACTTCTGTTACTGCCTCTGCAAAGCCTCAAGCTACTACTGCTGCACCTTGA
- the LOC101267443 gene encoding putative serine/threonine-protein kinase, translated as MGWNCFGVVQSYKNNRKTQVQEFTTNNVRLFSYNSLRSATGHFHPSNKIGGGGFGVVYKGVLRDGTCIAIKCLSAESKQGTKEFLTEINMISNTQHPNLVQLIGCCVESGNRMLIYEYLKNNSLASALLGSNGKRVALNWPQRVAICLGTASGLAFLHEEASPTIVHRDIKASNILIDENLHPKIGDFGLAKLFPENVTHLSTRVAGTIGYLAPEYVLFGQLTKKADVYSFGVVLEIISGRRSSKSAFGVDLLVLVEWVGLYFQIYDIEDSLVISILKVYALQVWKLREEGRVLEIIDPELTEYPETELLRFIKVALFCIQSAPNQRPNMKQVIEMLSKEVNLNEKLLTEPGVYRPHSGSLQKSSSAGKNGVQSVNPFVTSTKFESFQNVTQMLPR; from the exons ATGGGTTGGAATTGCTTTGGAGTTGTGCAATCCTACAAAAACAATAGAAAGACTCAAGTCCAAG AGTTCACAACCAACAATGTGAGGCTTTTTTCCTATAACTCATTGAGATCAGCCACAGGTCACTTCCATCCATCTAACAAAATAGGAGGCGGTGGTTTTGGAGTTGTTTATAAG GGAGTTTTAAGAGATGGAACTTGTATTGCCATTAAATGTCTCTCTGCTGAATCAAAACAAGGTACTAAAGAATTCCTGACAGAGATTAATATGATTTCAAATACCCAACATCCAAATCTTGTTCAGTTGATTGGTTGTTGTGTTGAGAGTGGCAATAGAATGTTgatatatgaatatttgaagAATAACAGCCTTGCCAGTGCTTTACTAG GTTCTAATGGTAAACGCGTTGCTCTGAACTGGCCTCAGAGAGTTGCTATATGTTTAGGTACAGCATCTGGTTTAGCATTTCTTCATGAAGAAGCCTCACCAACGATTGTTCATCGAGATATTAAGGCTAGTAACATCCTTATAGATGAAAACCTTCATCCTAAAATTGGAGATTTTGGTCTGGCTAAGCTTTTTCCTGAAAATGTCACTCATCTAAGTACGCGAGTAGCAGGAACAAT AGGTTATCTTGCTCCGGAGTATGTCTTGTTTGGACAACTCACTAAAAAGGCTGACGTCTATAGTTTTGGAGTTGTACTTGAAATCATAAGTGGAAGAAGGAGTAGTAAATCAGCATTTGGAGTGGATCTCTTGGTTCTGGTGGAATGGGTAGGACTATACTTTCAGATTTATGATATTGAAGATTCATTAGTAATCAGCATTTTGAAGGTTTACGCGTTGCAGGTATGGAAGCTAAGAGAAGAAGGACGAGTTCTGGAAATCATTGATCCAGAGCTAACAGAGTATCCAGAAACTGAATTACTGCGGTTCATCAAAGTTGCTCTCTTTTGCATACAATCAGCACCTAACCAAAGACCTAATATGAAACAAGTGATTGAGATGTTGTCCAAGGAAGTCAACCTCAACGAGAAGTTGTTAACTGAACCAGGAGTTTATAGACCACATAGTGGTAGTCTGCAGAAATCATCCTCCGCGGGGAAGAATGGGGTACAATCTGTAAATCCTTTTGTAACATCAACAAAGTTTGAGAGCTTTCAGAACGTCACCCAAATGCTTCCTAGATAA